In Motilibacter peucedani, one genomic interval encodes:
- the dop gene encoding depupylase/deamidase Dop: protein MTARRVMGTETEFGVSLPGAPGANATLLSSQVVNAYAAWLAAGGGSRARRARWDFEEENPLRDARGFDLARESADPSQLTDEDAGLANLILPNGARFYVDHAHPEYSSPETTTPRAAVLWDKAGERVAERAARLAAGLPGGAAVTLYKNNTDNKGASYGSHENYLMARSTPFASIVRQLTPFFVTRQVVAGAGRVGIGQDGRREGFQVSQRADFFEVEVGLETTLKRPIINTRDEPHAVADKYRRLHVIIGDANMSEVSNLLKLGTTALVLEMIEQGVLQDLDLPVAKPVAELHAVSHDPSLTHLVRLASGRRLTAVHLQMEYFEQARKFVEDRYGSDADPDTVEVLDRWESVLTRLEAEPMSLSRELDWVAKLAILEGYRSRDGLSWGAPRLEAVDLQYSDVRQDRGLYNVLVAKGRFERLLDDAQVLEASHEPPEDTRAYFRGRCIEKYPDAVAAASWDSVVFDLPGRTSLQRVPTLEPLRGTRAHVGDLLDRCDTAEELVEALTGG from the coding sequence ATGACCGCGCGCAGGGTGATGGGCACCGAGACCGAGTTCGGCGTGAGCCTGCCCGGTGCTCCGGGGGCCAACGCGACCCTGCTGTCCTCGCAGGTGGTCAACGCCTACGCCGCCTGGCTGGCCGCCGGCGGCGGCAGCCGGGCCCGCCGGGCGCGCTGGGACTTCGAGGAGGAGAACCCGCTGCGCGACGCGCGGGGCTTCGACCTCGCGCGCGAGAGCGCCGACCCCTCCCAGCTCACCGACGAGGACGCCGGGCTGGCCAACCTCATCCTGCCGAACGGCGCGCGCTTCTACGTCGACCACGCCCATCCGGAGTACTCCTCGCCGGAGACGACCACGCCGCGCGCGGCGGTGCTGTGGGACAAGGCGGGCGAGCGGGTGGCCGAGCGCGCAGCCAGGCTCGCGGCGGGCCTCCCGGGCGGCGCTGCGGTGACGCTCTACAAGAACAACACCGACAACAAGGGCGCCTCCTACGGCTCCCACGAGAACTACCTGATGGCCCGCTCGACCCCGTTCGCCTCGATCGTGCGCCAGCTCACGCCGTTCTTCGTCACCCGACAGGTCGTCGCGGGCGCGGGACGGGTCGGCATCGGGCAGGACGGGCGGCGCGAGGGCTTCCAGGTCAGCCAGCGGGCCGACTTCTTCGAGGTCGAGGTCGGGCTCGAGACCACGCTCAAGCGCCCGATCATCAACACGCGCGACGAGCCGCACGCCGTTGCCGACAAGTACCGCCGGCTCCACGTGATCATCGGCGACGCCAACATGTCCGAGGTCTCGAACCTGCTCAAGCTCGGCACCACGGCGCTCGTGCTCGAGATGATCGAGCAGGGCGTGCTGCAGGACCTCGACCTGCCGGTGGCCAAGCCGGTGGCCGAGCTGCACGCCGTCTCGCACGACCCGTCGCTCACCCACCTCGTACGCCTGGCGTCCGGGCGCCGGCTCACCGCCGTGCACCTGCAGATGGAGTACTTCGAGCAGGCCCGCAAGTTCGTCGAGGACCGCTACGGCTCCGACGCCGACCCCGACACCGTCGAGGTGCTCGACCGGTGGGAGTCGGTGCTGACGCGGCTCGAGGCCGAGCCGATGTCGCTCTCCCGCGAGCTCGACTGGGTCGCCAAGCTGGCGATCCTCGAGGGCTACCGGTCCCGCGACGGGCTCTCGTGGGGAGCGCCGCGGCTCGAGGCGGTCGACCTGCAGTACTCCGACGTCCGGCAGGACCGCGGGCTCTACAACGTGCTCGTGGCCAAGGGACGCTTCGAGCGCCTGCTCGACGACGCCCAGGTGCTCGAGGCCTCGCACGAGCCGCCCGAGGACACCCGCGCGTACTTCCGCGGGCGCTGCATCGAGAAGTACCCCGACGCGGTCGCGGCAGCGTCCTGGGACTCGGTGGTCTTCGACCTGCCGGGCCGAACCTCGCTGCAGCGGGTGCCGACGCTCGAGCCGCTGCGCGGCACCCGGGCGCACGTCGGCGACCTGCTCGACCGGTGCGACACGGCCGAGGAGCTGGTGGAGGCCCTCACCGGCGGGTGA
- a CDS encoding DUF2277 domain-containing protein, whose amino-acid sequence MCRSIKTLRAPYVDDPTDDDIQAAALQYVRKISGFRAPGRSNAEVFDRAVAAVADATRDLLGELEVRPSARAQVHEHRHADGTVHAH is encoded by the coding sequence ATGTGCCGAAGCATCAAGACTCTGCGCGCGCCGTACGTCGACGACCCGACCGACGACGACATCCAAGCCGCTGCGCTGCAGTACGTGCGCAAGATCAGCGGCTTCCGGGCGCCGGGACGCTCGAACGCCGAGGTGTTCGACCGGGCCGTGGCCGCCGTCGCGGACGCGACGAGGGACCTGCTCGGCGAGCTCGAGGTGCGGCCCTCGGCGCGGGCCCAGGTGCACGAGCACCGGCACGCCGACGGCACGGTCCACGCTCACTGA
- a CDS encoding VOC family protein, translating to MALSLYSTVLNTGDLRRSYEFWHGLLGATPRDADQDFSEFLAHGWVTLVLPGGGRLALQAGALAPVERDQPIHLDLVADDRAAEVARAVSLGASEVGDWPYPDDADYTVLRDPDGHLFCVVDE from the coding sequence ATGGCGCTCTCGCTCTACTCCACGGTGCTCAACACCGGGGACCTGCGCCGCTCCTACGAGTTCTGGCACGGCCTGCTCGGGGCCACGCCGCGCGACGCCGACCAGGACTTCTCGGAGTTCCTCGCGCACGGCTGGGTGACGCTGGTGCTGCCCGGCGGCGGCCGGCTCGCGCTGCAGGCGGGGGCGCTCGCCCCCGTCGAGCGCGACCAGCCGATCCACCTCGACCTCGTGGCCGACGACCGCGCGGCCGAGGTGGCAAGGGCCGTGTCGCTGGGCGCCTCGGAGGTGGGCGACTGGCCCTACCCCGACGACGCCGACTACACCGTCCTGCGCGACCCCGACGGGCACCTGTTCTGCGTCGTCGACGAGTAG
- a CDS encoding tRNA (adenine-N1)-methyltransferase, which yields MRATGAAHRRGVFRVGDLVQLTDPKGRHSTIPLVEGKDYHTHRGHFPHDELIGAPEGTVVTTTGGTEYLALRPLLSDFVLSMPRGATVVYPKDAGQIVGMADIFPGARVLEAGAGSGALSCSLLRAVGDTGRLISYERRPEFAEIAARNVEAFFGEGHPAWSLVVGDLVEQVEAELAAGPVEPVDRVVLDMLAPWECLDTVSKVLAPGGVLCCYVATTTQLSKTTEAMRAAGVYTEPSAWESMVRGWHLEGLAVRPEHRMVGHTGFLVTTRRMADGVVPPVRRRRPSKGAQALAEAAGEAAGEAAGPAAAPAATPGGGVQE from the coding sequence GTGCGGGCGACGGGCGCCGCCCACCGGCGGGGCGTGTTCCGCGTCGGCGACCTCGTGCAGCTGACCGACCCCAAGGGACGGCACTCGACGATCCCCCTGGTCGAGGGCAAGGACTACCACACCCACCGCGGGCACTTCCCGCACGACGAGCTCATCGGGGCGCCCGAGGGCACCGTGGTGACGACCACCGGCGGCACCGAGTACCTCGCGCTGCGCCCGCTGCTCTCCGACTTCGTGCTCTCGATGCCGCGCGGCGCCACGGTCGTCTACCCGAAGGACGCCGGCCAGATCGTCGGGATGGCCGACATCTTCCCCGGCGCCCGCGTGCTCGAGGCCGGCGCCGGGTCAGGCGCGCTCTCGTGCTCGCTGCTTCGGGCCGTCGGCGACACCGGCCGGCTCATCTCCTACGAGCGGCGGCCCGAGTTCGCCGAGATCGCGGCGCGCAACGTCGAGGCGTTCTTCGGCGAGGGGCACCCGGCGTGGAGCCTGGTCGTGGGAGATCTGGTCGAGCAGGTGGAGGCGGAGCTGGCCGCGGGTCCTGTCGAGCCCGTCGACCGCGTCGTGCTCGACATGCTCGCGCCCTGGGAGTGCCTCGACACCGTGTCGAAGGTCCTCGCGCCCGGCGGGGTGCTGTGCTGCTACGTCGCGACGACCACCCAGCTGTCGAAGACCACCGAGGCGATGCGCGCGGCCGGCGTCTACACCGAACCCAGCGCCTGGGAGTCGATGGTGCGCGGCTGGCACCTCGAGGGGCTCGCCGTGCGCCCCGAGCACCGGATGGTCGGGCACACCGGCTTCCTGGTGACCACCCGCCGGATGGCCGACGGCGTCGTGCCGCCGGTGCGCCGGCGCCGCCCGTCCAAGGGCGCACAGGCCCTCGCCGAGGCCGCCGGCGAGGCCGCCGGCGAGGCCGCCGGCCCGGCCGCCGCTCCGGCCGCCACTCCCGGAGGAGGAGTTCAGGAGTAG
- a CDS encoding M50 family metallopeptidase: MGGAEVRGLRLGRVCGVPVVVRRGWAAVAALLTWAFEPVVDDQVPGLGAGAYAVSAAFAVLLYASVLVHELGHSLLARRLGLGVTRIEIGPLGGGSLLAQEPAGRRHEAAIAAVGPVCSLVLGALGTLAAGAAPDGGVARALALELAVANLLVGVVNLLPGLPFDGGRVLVALRSGGPGGRLRGVRSAALAGRTLALVVAGAPFAAALAGWTRLDLALVVLAAASGAWLWVSSAAAARTSELRLRVPGLRAGALLSQPLRLPGDTPVSEALRRAGGAGVAVVDGLGRPVAYASARQLRTVPELRRPWTAVGGLAAPLGPAVTATLGGRELLDTLAGSPAEAYGVTAGAVDGTAELVGVLVARDVAAALGAASQPVAYPRRAPGARLRTSRKDVV, translated from the coding sequence GTGGGTGGCGCGGAGGTCCGGGGGCTGCGGCTGGGACGCGTCTGCGGCGTACCCGTCGTCGTACGCCGCGGCTGGGCCGCCGTCGCCGCGCTCCTGACGTGGGCGTTCGAGCCGGTCGTCGACGACCAGGTGCCAGGCCTCGGTGCCGGCGCCTACGCCGTGTCCGCCGCCTTCGCGGTGCTCCTCTACGCCTCCGTGCTGGTCCACGAGCTCGGCCACTCGCTGCTCGCCCGGCGCCTGGGCCTCGGCGTGACGCGCATCGAGATCGGCCCGCTGGGCGGCGGCTCGCTCCTGGCGCAGGAGCCGGCCGGGCGCCGGCACGAGGCCGCCATCGCCGCGGTCGGGCCCGTGTGCTCGCTCGTCCTGGGCGCGCTCGGGACGCTGGCCGCGGGAGCCGCGCCCGACGGCGGGGTGGCGCGCGCCCTGGCCCTCGAGCTCGCCGTCGCCAACCTGCTCGTGGGCGTCGTCAACCTGCTGCCGGGCCTGCCGTTCGACGGTGGCCGGGTGCTCGTCGCGCTGCGCTCCGGCGGGCCGGGCGGACGGTTGCGCGGCGTACGCTCCGCGGCCCTCGCCGGCCGCACCCTCGCACTCGTCGTGGCGGGCGCGCCGTTCGCCGCCGCGCTCGCCGGCTGGACCCGGCTCGACCTCGCGCTGGTGGTGCTCGCCGCCGCCTCGGGCGCGTGGCTCTGGGTCAGCTCGGCCGCCGCGGCCAGGACCAGCGAGCTGCGCCTGCGGGTGCCCGGCCTGAGGGCGGGCGCGCTGCTGAGCCAGCCGCTCCGGCTGCCCGGCGACACCCCGGTGTCCGAGGCGCTGCGACGGGCCGGGGGCGCCGGAGTGGCCGTCGTCGACGGCCTCGGACGGCCGGTGGCGTACGCGTCGGCCCGGCAGCTGCGCACCGTCCCCGAGCTGCGCCGTCCGTGGACGGCGGTCGGCGGTCTCGCCGCGCCCCTCGGCCCGGCGGTGACCGCGACGCTCGGCGGGCGCGAGCTCCTCGACACGCTCGCCGGGTCGCCTGCGGAGGCCTACGGCGTCACCGCGGGCGCCGTCGACGGCACGGCCGAGCTGGTCGGCGTGCTCGTCGCGCGCGACGTGGCCGCAGCGCTGGGAGCCGCTTCCCAGCCGGTGGCCTACCCTCGACGCGCACCGGGGGCCCGGCTGCGTACCAGCCGGAAGGACGTCGTGTGA